The following proteins are encoded in a genomic region of Candidatus Stygibacter australis:
- a CDS encoding aconitase/3-isopropylmalate dehydratase large subunit family protein, which translates to MSLTLIEKILVNHSDKTDVNPGDIVDIFIDARVARDFGGANVVKNMQDNNLTLADPKLTMFTFDCNPGGSDQKYAVNQQICRVYAREQALKVFDINSGIGTHILMDKGLAYSGSTAISTDSHANIMGAVGAFGQGMGDKDIAAAWANGKVWFKVPKSVKLTIKGKRPANIAAKDIALNLLAEFGANTLLGYAVEIYGEDIDKLTLDERITISSMATEMGCIAILFTPNEEIMKFSSKMAGRKLELVEADKNADYDQVLELDFSTFVPRTSQPGKPHDTVAVKSLDKIKIDSAFIGSCTNGRIEDLREAAVILKGRKVAPGVVLKIVPSTDDVWNQALQEGLIKIFKDAEGLVGNAGCAGCAAGQIGQNGAGEITISTGNRNFPGKQGKGSVYLASPATVAASAVAGYITTPDCIPDHPALFTQTASQAQAKTTHDTEKKTAKPEQIEGRVWFIQEDNIDTDMIFHNRYLTITDLAEMGQYTFDNLAGYEDFAKKSKPGDIVVVQKNFGSGSSRQQAVDCFKSLGVQAIIAESFGSIYERNAINAAFPIMTYNDIAILDLKDGDMIKVDFTSGKITNKTNNNSIQAEPFSDVQMEIYHKGGIFG; encoded by the coding sequence ATGAGTTTAACCCTTATAGAAAAAATCCTGGTTAATCACAGTGATAAAACTGATGTGAATCCTGGTGATATTGTAGATATCTTTATAGATGCCCGAGTAGCACGTGATTTTGGCGGAGCTAATGTAGTAAAGAATATGCAGGATAATAACCTGACATTAGCTGATCCTAAACTCACAATGTTCACCTTTGACTGTAATCCCGGCGGCAGCGATCAGAAGTATGCTGTTAATCAGCAGATATGTCGTGTTTATGCTCGTGAGCAGGCCCTAAAAGTGTTTGATATTAACAGCGGTATCGGAACTCATATTCTCATGGATAAGGGTCTTGCTTATTCTGGATCCACAGCAATCAGCACAGATTCTCATGCCAATATTATGGGTGCCGTAGGTGCTTTTGGTCAAGGTATGGGTGATAAGGATATTGCCGCAGCCTGGGCAAATGGCAAGGTATGGTTCAAAGTTCCCAAATCGGTAAAACTCACTATAAAAGGCAAACGCCCAGCGAATATTGCAGCAAAGGATATTGCGCTTAATCTGCTGGCAGAATTTGGTGCAAATACTCTTCTGGGATACGCTGTGGAAATTTATGGTGAAGATATTGATAAACTCACTCTGGATGAACGCATCACAATCTCCAGTATGGCTACAGAGATGGGCTGCATTGCAATTCTCTTCACGCCTAATGAAGAAATTATGAAGTTCTCATCTAAAATGGCAGGTAGAAAGCTGGAACTTGTGGAAGCAGATAAAAATGCTGACTATGACCAGGTTCTGGAGCTGGATTTCAGTACTTTTGTGCCTCGTACATCTCAGCCTGGTAAACCGCATGACACGGTTGCTGTAAAATCACTTGATAAAATTAAAATAGATAGTGCCTTTATTGGCAGTTGCACAAATGGCAGAATAGAAGATCTGCGGGAAGCTGCTGTAATTTTGAAAGGTAGAAAAGTAGCTCCAGGCGTTGTGCTTAAGATAGTTCCATCCACAGATGATGTCTGGAATCAGGCACTTCAGGAAGGATTGATCAAGATATTCAAAGATGCTGAAGGTCTGGTGGGTAACGCTGGTTGTGCTGGTTGTGCTGCCGGGCAGATAGGTCAAAATGGCGCTGGTGAGATCACTATCTCTACTGGCAATCGTAATTTCCCTGGCAAACAGGGGAAAGGAAGTGTATATCTGGCTTCTCCAGCCACTGTAGCAGCTTCTGCTGTAGCTGGCTATATCACAACTCCAGATTGTATTCCTGATCATCCGGCATTGTTTACTCAAACTGCTTCCCAGGCTCAAGCAAAGACAACTCATGATACGGAGAAGAAAACGGCTAAACCCGAACAGATTGAAGGACGTGTCTGGTTCATCCAAGAAGATAATATTGATACTGACATGATCTTCCATAATCGCTACCTCACCATTACTGACCTGGCTGAAATGGGACAATACACCTTTGATAATCTGGCTGGATATGAAGATTTTGCCAAAAAATCAAAACCCGGTGATATTGTTGTTGTGCAAAAGAATTTTGGTTCGGGCAGCAGCAGACAGCAGGCAGTGGATTGCTTTAAATCACTGGGAGTTCAGGCGATTATAGCTGAATCCTTTGGTTCAATTTATGAGCGTAATGCCATTAATGCTGCCTTCCCGATCATGACATATAATGATATCGCTATACTTGATCTCAAAGATGGCGATATGATCAAAGTAGATTTTACCAGTGGTAAGATCACTAATAAAACTAATAATAATAGTATTCAGGCAGAACCATTCTCTGATGTGCAAATGGAAATCTACCATAAAGGTGGAATCTTCGGATAA
- a CDS encoding aconitase/3-isopropylmalate dehydratase large subunit family protein: MGKTYVEKIFGAQTGSIVFAKPDLVLTHDNTASIANTFKKMGGTKVADPNQLLVVLDHNAPPTTDKLANQYQAIRDFVKVQGIKKFHDVGDGICHQVMSYHAKPGMIIVGSDSHTCTAGAFNTMSAGIDRTESAGLWKRGETWFRVPDSIKINLTGSLLKGVFAKDISLWIIGMIGSAGANYCSIEYHGDGVKTLTISQRMTLANLASEMGAKNAVFPPDKVLADFLSVDTIENGTWADPDATYIQEININLSEVFPLVACPHHVDNVKALSEVERTPIHQALIGTCTNGRLEDMRIAAQILDGKKIPKGFQLLVCPASKEIYLQAMEEGLIAKMMNAGAVILSSSCGPCLGTGQGIPADGYNILSTANRNFLGRMGNKKAFVYLASPAAVAYSALKGAITDPRGFKANDKFPYQHEQSDTVTIAETDNRRLGTTWNYADVDNLNTDQMFAGNLTYKVLSSDPEAIMPYLFIDFDPNFTRNVQSGDVLIAGENFGCGSSREHPAVGLAHAGVKAVIVKSVNRIFYRSSVNQGLPIIVLPDVVDAYNPGNEVNVDLEKGLVIIAGKEFPFPPLPPALLEIFQAKGLVNWIVNN, translated from the coding sequence ATGGGAAAGACTTATGTAGAAAAAATATTTGGTGCCCAGACGGGTTCAATAGTATTTGCCAAACCTGATCTGGTGCTCACACACGATAATACTGCCAGTATTGCAAACACATTCAAAAAGATGGGTGGTACTAAGGTTGCTGATCCTAACCAGCTTCTGGTTGTACTGGATCATAATGCTCCACCCACTACTGATAAACTCGCTAACCAGTATCAGGCAATACGTGACTTTGTAAAAGTTCAGGGTATCAAGAAATTTCATGATGTTGGTGATGGTATTTGTCATCAGGTGATGAGCTATCATGCCAAACCAGGAATGATCATTGTTGGTTCAGATAGTCATACCTGCACCGCAGGAGCTTTTAATACAATGTCTGCCGGAATTGATAGAACTGAATCTGCAGGACTCTGGAAACGTGGTGAAACCTGGTTTCGCGTACCTGATTCCATCAAGATCAATCTCACTGGCTCACTTTTAAAAGGAGTTTTTGCCAAAGATATCTCGCTGTGGATAATCGGTATGATAGGTTCTGCGGGAGCTAATTACTGCTCTATCGAATATCATGGTGATGGTGTGAAAACCCTCACTATTTCTCAAAGAATGACCCTGGCAAACCTGGCTTCAGAGATGGGTGCAAAAAATGCTGTATTCCCTCCAGATAAAGTACTGGCAGACTTTCTGAGTGTAGATACTATCGAAAATGGCACCTGGGCAGATCCTGATGCCACATATATTCAGGAAATTAATATCAATCTCAGCGAGGTATTCCCGCTGGTTGCCTGCCCACATCACGTAGATAATGTGAAAGCGCTTTCAGAAGTTGAACGTACCCCGATTCATCAGGCTCTTATTGGCACCTGCACAAATGGTCGTCTGGAAGATATGCGCATTGCTGCCCAGATATTGGATGGCAAGAAGATCCCGAAAGGCTTCCAGCTCCTGGTATGCCCGGCATCAAAAGAAATCTATCTTCAGGCTATGGAAGAAGGACTCATCGCCAAAATGATGAATGCCGGTGCTGTGATCCTCAGCTCTTCCTGCGGTCCCTGCCTGGGAACTGGTCAGGGAATTCCTGCTGATGGTTATAATATATTATCAACTGCTAACCGTAATTTCCTGGGACGCATGGGTAATAAAAAGGCTTTTGTTTATCTGGCTTCACCTGCAGCAGTAGCATATTCAGCTCTTAAGGGTGCAATCACTGATCCTCGCGGGTTCAAAGCTAATGATAAATTCCCTTATCAGCATGAACAATCAGACACCGTTACAATTGCAGAAACAGATAATCGCAGATTAGGCACTACCTGGAATTATGCCGATGTGGATAACCTGAATACTGACCAGATGTTTGCCGGGAATCTTACCTACAAAGTGCTCAGCTCAGATCCCGAAGCTATCATGCCCTATCTTTTCATAGATTTCGATCCTAATTTCACCAGGAATGTGCAATCCGGTGATGTATTGATAGCTGGTGAAAACTTTGGCTGCGGTTCATCCCGCGAGCATCCTGCCGTAGGACTTGCTCATGCCGGAGTGAAAGCTGTTATCGTGAAATCAGTTAACCGGATTTTCTATCGTTCTTCAGTTAATCAGGGTTTACCTATTATTGTTCTGCCCGATGTGGTTGATGCCTATAATCCTGGTAATGAAGTCAATGTTGATCTGGAAAAAGGGCTGGTTATTATTGCTGGAAAGGAATTCCCCTTCCCACCACTACCCCCGGCTCTGCTGGAAATATTCCAGGCAAAAGGTCTGGTAAACTGGATAGTTAATAATTAA